From the genome of Oncorhynchus gorbuscha isolate QuinsamMale2020 ecotype Even-year linkage group LG18, OgorEven_v1.0, whole genome shotgun sequence:
ATTCACATGGGCGTGGTCTGGCACACAAATGCATAGAAATCAGTCAAGGGTATTCATATTGTAATGAAATTTCATACACATGTTGCAAACACTGAAGACTTAACATATGCAAGAACATTCATATTGACCACATGGTGGCACTATAACGGGCACATGTTTATATCTCTTGATCTGTTTGACTCAGAGTGATGAAATTTGGCACACATGCTCAGGGACATGAGTCTAGCTAACCCACGTGATATCTCAGACACCACTGGCACATTTGTTATGAAACTTGAGTGATTGAGATTacaaaattacactgattggtccaagggggggggggctataGTCATCAACTGTACGGACATTAGTCACACTCGATATGTCAGACACCATTCCCCTGATTCTGACGAAACTCGGGTGAATGATGGGTCTTGCCGTAGAGTGCGACACACCGTGACTGCAAACTCAATATCACTTAGTTAATCGCCTCAACAGGTTTTTAAAGGCATTCCTTGGTGCGGGGGGGCCAAAGTATTTACGGTTCCAAACTGTGAGGTTGGGGAAAGTGAGCAAGGGGTCGAGTTGGTCGCGGCTGAGGAGCAGTAAAAATAATCTTGCTGTGTCACGGTTTACAAGCGGGGACCGGGTCTTCTGCAGGTCGCCATTGTTGGTGCAGCTGAGTTAGGACCAGAGCCAGCAGGGCCTGCTGGTGGCTTGATGTGTCAGAGGTTGTGATTGTAAAAACAGGCCAAAGAGGCCCTTTGATGTCACACACCAGCAAATCTGGAAGCCATTTGCTTTTCCACAGTCAGtgattgcatcccaaatgaccaAGGCCCATCACAAATAGTGcactattatagggaatagggtgccatttgggacgtatttAGAGAAAGTGGAGGGCTTGATCCCCTCCAGCATCTGCTGCCTGTTTATTTACCCAGCTCACTTAACCCATTAGACAAACTAACCAGGGCTCACCGTTGTGCCACTGTTAGATTGGCCTCTGAGGACAGGATCTGTCACAGgggctttacatttacattacatttgtcATTTAAACAGTTGAAAATACCAAACATAGAAagacgtaacatatcataagcCTTGTTATAAGATATTATTAAGGTTAGAAATCTTTCAAAAAGTTATAAAGCATCATACATTGATGGTTTAAGTAAAGTGTTATTATCTCCAAGAGGAGCATAGACAACACCTATAAAATGTTTCTTTGTAGGTGTACTTTAATTGGATTACATGAAAAGGAACTCTAATAGGCCGCCAGAGCTGTGGTTTTAGTTGTTTTGCATTGCAGCAGCTTTTCATGTGCTGCACAAACAACAGAACATCATTACGTTTTTAATCTCACTTTATAGTATGTGGTGAGAGTTTCACGCCTCACATTCCTATGCATAATCACACTAATGTAATCTTTTGTATATACAAAAATGGCAATAGGCCTATTTAAATAAGTACAATGCTGGTAAAGATATATGTTGTAATTGTAGTACATAATAAATTGCCAATAGCGGCCTCCAGTATCAAACACtgtttaatggaagcctctccaacttaatccaggtagaatcaggattTTCCCAGGGCAACTGTCTAGGCCCCTTGTTTTTTTCAAtattttttcaatctttactaacaagttaagccagtgtgtctatgtacgcggatgactcaacactttacatgtcagctactacagcgactgaaatgactgcaacacttaacaaagagctgcagttagtttcagaatgggtggcaaggaataagtaaGCCTTAAATATTTtgaaaactaaaagcattgtatttgggacaaatcattcactaaaaccttaacctcaactaaatcttgtaatgaacaatgtggaaattgagcaagttgaggtgactaaactgcttggagtaaccctggactgtaaactgtcatggtcaaaacatgttgatattagctaagatggggagaagtctgcccataataaagtgctactctgccttcttaacaatacTATAAACaaagcaggtcctacaggcctgaGTTTGGTCGCACCTGGaatactgttcagtcgtgtggtcacgTGCCACAAAGATTACAATTGgcccagaacagggcagcacggctggcccttaaatgtacacggagagctaacattaatgatatgcatgtcagtctctcatggctcaaagtggaggagagattgacttcatcattacGTGTTTTTGcaagaagtgttgacaagctgcatgcactgagctgtctgtttaacCTACCTacaagcacacagctcggacactcatgcataccccacaagtcATACCACCAGAgatctcttcacaatccccaaatcaagaacagactatgggaggcgcatagtactacatagagccacaaCAActtggaactctattccacatcaggtaaccgATTCAAGCAGTAAAAACAGATCAAAAGACACCTTaaggaacagcggggactgtgacgAGACACaggtgcagacacacacatacgcacacatgcACTAGCACACAGGCACTAGCACACAGGCACTAGCACAcgcacattgtaatattgttgtatggtggtatcaTACATTTTGTGTTGCAGATATATGGTGGTGTAacaatgttatatgatgtactgttttatcttttgttttatgtgtaatgtaagtgccttaatgtgtttggatcccaggaagagtagctgctgccaggGGATCCCCaatacatacaaatacaaatgGGGATTGAAGAAATTATTATCCAGCCAAGTTCTTCAACTCCTCCACAGAGTTGATCACAGACTAGAGTTTTTTTTATGAACCTCTGACTCCTTTGAGTCACTAGGCGTCAAAACTTAAAACATGTTCATTCTTAAACCTTTTCAATAAAACGTGAACCAAATACAGACATTTCCTCATTGCTGCTGATCAAGATGGCAGCTCAGCAAGACGGTGCATGTGCCAATTGAATCTCAACAAGGAAACAAATGGCGGTTGTTTTATTAAAAAGTATGGATTTCAGCAAACAAAGACAGGCACGCaacaacagaggacaaacatatgTACACGGTAAGGGTTTAAGAACTTACATGTTTTGAAGAGTCAAAGCATATCGACTCCAAGGAGTCTGAGGTTCATTTAGAAAACTAGTCACTTGGCTTTACCATATCATGCAAATAATGCTTCAATTTATTAAAATAATACACGTTGTTTATAGTCTATAATATAATTTTGGAGGGCTATGGTTCCTGTTGGACTGTAGCCTAATTGGTCCTTTTGGACAGATTGGTTTGCATGTCCCAAACAACCCATCCCCTTCTGCTGAGCTACAGTGGGCTGGCTATAAGAGCTTACTCAAGCACTCACTGTTAACCATCCGGCAACACCATACTATGAGGATATGTCAAAACACTTTTTTCCTATTCGAGGGGGTATTCCTATGCAAGTTCTGACCCCAACGGCTGTCCATGAGCACATATTAAACTGTAGGCTTATTATATAAGGAATACTACATTCATTGTAATTGGGTTAAACTTTAGTTTATAATGGCTTTTACAATGCTTCGGCCGGTGGCAACTCACCCCTTCTCCTCCTACCCTCCTGATCTCAACATGATCTCGGACGACGAGGAGAACCGCAGCGAGAGCGACGGCAGCTCTGACCAGAGCTATGAATGCTGTGCCTCTTCAGATAAGACTTGTCGGCAGCTTTCCCGCATGGTGGGAGTCGGTGGGGTTGTTGTGGTCAAACAGCGCAACACAGCCAACGCCAGGGAGCGAGACCGGACCCAGAGCGTCAACACCGCATTCACCGCGCTCCGGACACTCATACCTACGGAGCCGGTGGACAGAAAGCTCTCCAAAATTGAAACGCTCCGGTTGGCGTCCAGCTACATCTCACACTTGGCCAACGTTCTGGTGCTTGGTGACGGGCGTGAGGATGGGCAGCCGTGCCTGAGTGCAGTGTACCGCGCgcaaggacatggagagaggaagcAACCCAGAACTATCTGTACCTTTTGCTTGAGCAACCAGCGAAAAGGGGTAAGCGTGCATGACAGTCCAAATATATTTATACTATTTTACATAGTAGACTAGACAGGCAGCATGGCACCCTTGACAGCCTAGTAGTgtaagtgccttcagaaagtcttCATACCCCTTGACGTATTCCAgtttgttgtattacagcctgaattcaaaatggattacacaAACAAActattctcacccatctacatacaataccccataatgacaaagtgaaaacatgtttttcgaaatgtttacaatcttattgaaaatgaaatacaaaaatatctaatttatataagtattcacacccctgagtcaatgttagaatcacatttggcagcgattatagctgtCTTCTGGGTAAGTATCTTagagttttgcacacctggattgtacaatatttgcacattattcttttttaaatgattcatgatctgtcaagttggttgtcgatcattgctagacagccattttgaaGTCTTGCCCTAGATTTTTCATGCcaatttaagtaaaaactgtaactaggccactcaggaacattcaatttcgtcttggtaagcaactccagtgaatgtgttttaggttattgtcctgctgaaatattaatttgtcttccagtgtctattggaaagcaaactgaacccggttttcctctaggattttgcctgtgcttagctctattccatttatttttatcctaaaaaactcccaagtccttgccgatgacaagcatacataacatgatacagccaccaacatgcttgaaaacatgaagagtggtactcagtgatgtgttgtgttgaaatTTGCCCCAGACATagtactttgtattcaggacataaagttgatttctttgccacattttttgcagttttactttagtgaccttattgcaaacagggtgcatgtttttgaatattttattctgtacaggcctcCTTCTTTTGACTCTGacatttatgttagtattgtggagtaattacaatgttgttgtatcctcagttttctcctatcacagccattaaactttgtaactgttttaaagtcaccattggcctcatggtaaaatcccaGAGGGGTTTCCATCCTCAccggtaactgagttaggaaggacagctatatctttgtagtgactaggtgtaatgatacaccatccaaagtgtaattcataactTCAACATGGTCAAAGGGATctcctttaaaaaatatatatatatatgttattataaactgggtggtttgagccccgaattttgattggctgaaagccgtggtatatcagaccatataccatgggtatgacaaaacatgtattttttactgttataattacattggtaaccagtttataatagcaataaggcaccttagaggtttgtgatatatggccaatataccacggctaagggctgtttccTAGCACTCCTTgttgcgtcgtgcctaagaacagctcttagccatggtatattggcaatataccacaccccctcaggaATTATTGCCTAATTATAGTCTACTTTTGTTGCATTCAATATCCTCTACTAATAGTATCATGTTTAATTAACCCTAGACTTGTTTTGATTGGCCACTTAAAATTAGTATTAGGTTTGTAGTCTAGTTATTCCAGTATATCCAAAGAAATAAATGTCAAACATAGTTAATGTCACAATGATAATATGGCATAAACATTACTAGGACGATAACAAAATACTTTCTTGCCAGCTCACATGAAGATTCTTCATAATAGGTATCCATCAGTTCAGCTTCAATCTGTCAAACATCTTCTTGAGAGAAAACAACCGAATGGCAAATTATCCAGTTTGGGACGTCATGTATTTATTCATTTCATTTTCAGTTTGCTAAGATATCCTTTAAATGAAAAACTGAGGAGGGGCTGAAGGGTTGTTGATATCTATTACACATACACAGTCTCagtgcttaaaaatccttctttaacctgtctcctcccttttaTCTaccctgattgaagtggatttatcaagcgacatcaataagggatcatagctttcacctggtcagtctatgccatGGAAGTCATTTTTTGTCTAAAAAAAGTGGTTAAATATGTGttaaacatttttttgggggAGTTTCCTCATCTTTCTTATTCTGTAATGCTCAGATAAAGTCCAAACACTTcaaaacaaacttcctttagaatTGTTTTTTGAATATCTGTTTTCCATGTTATTCAATGcttttctatgggctaatagcagtaaggccaaattcaatgtttcatcaaataattTGTTATAGGCTCTTCTTAAGCCCAAAGCAAATATGCATGTAGTATTCATGTTTTGGTCGAAGATGTTTCCAACCACAGAGTTTTCAAGTTTTCAGGACAGAAATCAATTCTAATGTAATTGAAACTTTTTGGCCTAACATGATATTTGTTTTTGCAGGTTAAAGATGGTCGGGGTTGTCTGAAAATGCGTGGAGCCAGTGCACTACGAATGAGCCGGAAATAGACGGCTCTCAGACTTCAAGGATTGTTGAATTCAAGTCAGCGCCTCAGGGAAAAAACTCTAGCTAACAAACCCACTGTACATATACCGACACATAGGCCAGAATGCCCTCCAACTTTGGGAAAAGACTGTCAAAAAGACGCGTTTCAGGAATTTGTTTGTGTGAGAAAAGGCTACTCCTCTCTGCCGCAATGCTGGTTATGGAAAATGTGATTTTGGAGGAACATTGTCATAAATGACACTTTATTTGGTTGCCTTTTCAACATCATTTTCAATTTTGCTTTAAAATTCTATTTTTACATAGTTGTCCCTAGTCTTTATTTCAGCCCCTCAATACCAACAATATTGTGGTGTTATTTTGATATAACTTACAAAATGTCTACCAACAAACAGATTTTTTTaaagataaagcatgtctgggaATTTCCGATACAGTTTACCTTATCCTTCAGCAATGCTAAGGAATCTTTGCTAAGGAAGTGAGTGAGATAGGGCCTTTCCAAAATGTCTGAGATTGGCCAACCAAAGGCCTTTTGAGCCTAATAAGGATAGGACATGTCAGTGTGTGAGGAAAAACATGAATCACTCTGAAACATCACGCTCTGAATTTGCTCTAAAAAGTTCAATGGAAAACAGGAAAGGCAACATGAATAGTGTCGGTAGATCTTTTGTCAAGACTAATGATTACTCATGGAAACTATCAAAATGTATGGCACATTGCTGGACCGATGCCCAATATCAAGAAAAGATGGTAAAAGCCAAAGATAGTGAGTTGAACAATTGGTAACACTTTAGTTAAATCCTGCACTTTAGTTAATGCTTTAGAACATGTTTCTGTAAACACATATAGGAGCCTCTATTAATGTCTTATAATAAGGCTTAAAAATGTAATGTCTCTATGAGTTATTTTTGAGGTTGGTTCAGTTTCAGATCGATTATAAAAAAATTTATCATGGTTTTCGATTTCAGTTTCTAATATAAGTGTTACATTAAATGCACtttgcattatgtgggttgaatgctgtaacacagaataaCACAATTAATACAAGTCAATGGATGGttgtgactgcccattactgcgTATCACTTAATTGACCATCATTTATTCAGATGAATTTCAtaaaataattgttttatttgatgccTTTATTATTTCAGTCATCATCTTATCTCTATAGAgcaactgcctctgcaatctGACAAAATAcgattttagtagttcttcaaagtaaataaggcatacttttatgactgctgaactATCAATCGCTTAGATCATGCATTTTCAGGCTCATGAAGCAACTGcttccctctcgatctctcttctgtctgcgtgtctgcgcCGCACAAGTTTAAATTGAACCAACGTCGGTCAATTATTTGTTTAAAAACCGATAAATATGTTGGTTTAATTGTTCAGCACTACTATATATGTATCAACATTTCCACTGACTCAAACTCA
Proteins encoded in this window:
- the LOC124004106 gene encoding transcription factor 15-like isoform X1; its protein translation is MCQLNLNKETNGGCFIKKYGFQQTKTGTQQQRTNICTRESDGSSDQSYECCASSDKTCRQLSRMVGVGGVVVVKQRNTANARERDRTQSVNTAFTALRTLIPTEPVDRKLSKIETLRLASSYISHLANVLVLGDGREDGQPCLSAVYRAQGHGERKQPRTICTFCLSNQRKGVKDGRGCLKMRGASALRMSRK
- the LOC124004106 gene encoding transcription factor 15-like isoform X2 — translated: MAFTMLRPVATHPFSSYPPDLNMISDDEENRSESDGSSDQSYECCASSDKTCRQLSRMVGVGGVVVVKQRNTANARERDRTQSVNTAFTALRTLIPTEPVDRKLSKIETLRLASSYISHLANVLVLGDGREDGQPCLSAVYRAQGHGERKQPRTICTFCLSNQRKGVKDGRGCLKMRGASALRMSRK